From Pseudomonas sp. stari2, a single genomic window includes:
- a CDS encoding TolC family protein yields the protein MKLKCNCTGWPMVVGLAASVLAWPGFAAALTLDEALRLAETNAPSLNAQDAKIQAASSAAIPAGELPDPKLVLGVQNYPVGGPDRYSLDQDFMTMQMVGWRQEMPNGDKRKARIEVADAAIERAAAERRIERLKVRQATALAWIGSYSVERKQALLQDFYKENRLLSDTVRAQIAGGRAQPADAVTPKQEAARLAEQEDNLTLERTQARAALKRWIGTAANDIPEGNLPQWSVEPVTFNHQLQHHPELAAFAPMTREAQAKVQEAVSEKKSDWSWEVDYQHRGREFGDMVSVQFSWDLPLFPETRQNPTIAARQAELSQLEAEREALSREHTEQLENQLADYARLDRALLRSQQSLVPLAKEKVDLSLASYRAGKGDLNAVVNARRELIEARFKQIDVEEQRALTAARLHFAYGESSL from the coding sequence ATGAAACTCAAGTGCAATTGCACGGGGTGGCCCATGGTGGTCGGCCTCGCGGCAAGCGTGCTGGCGTGGCCGGGTTTCGCCGCCGCGCTGACACTCGATGAAGCGCTGCGGCTGGCGGAAACCAATGCGCCGTCGCTGAATGCGCAAGATGCAAAGATCCAGGCCGCCAGCAGCGCCGCCATCCCGGCGGGGGAGTTGCCCGATCCGAAACTCGTGCTGGGCGTGCAGAACTATCCCGTGGGCGGTCCGGATCGCTATAGCCTCGACCAGGACTTCATGACCATGCAAATGGTCGGCTGGCGCCAGGAAATGCCCAATGGCGACAAGCGCAAGGCGCGCATCGAAGTCGCCGATGCAGCCATCGAGCGTGCGGCGGCAGAACGTCGCATCGAACGGCTGAAAGTCCGTCAGGCCACCGCGCTGGCATGGATCGGCAGCTATTCGGTGGAGCGCAAACAGGCGCTGCTTCAGGACTTCTACAAGGAGAACCGCCTGCTGAGCGATACCGTGCGGGCGCAGATCGCCGGCGGTCGGGCGCAACCCGCCGACGCTGTAACGCCCAAGCAGGAAGCTGCCCGACTGGCGGAGCAAGAAGACAACCTGACGCTGGAACGCACCCAGGCCCGGGCGGCGCTAAAACGCTGGATCGGCACCGCCGCCAACGACATACCCGAAGGCAACCTGCCGCAATGGTCGGTCGAGCCCGTCACCTTCAATCACCAACTGCAACACCATCCCGAACTGGCCGCGTTTGCGCCCATGACCCGCGAAGCGCAGGCGAAGGTGCAAGAAGCTGTGTCCGAGAAAAAGTCCGATTGGAGCTGGGAAGTGGATTACCAGCACCGTGGCCGCGAATTCGGCGACATGGTCAGCGTGCAGTTTTCCTGGGATCTGCCGCTGTTTCCCGAGACGCGCCAGAACCCGACAATCGCCGCCCGACAAGCCGAGCTCAGCCAACTGGAAGCCGAGCGCGAAGCCCTGTCCCGTGAGCACACCGAGCAATTGGAAAACCAGTTGGCCGACTACGCGCGCCTCGACCGGGCGCTGCTGCGCAGTCAGCAAAGTCTCGTGCCGCTGGCCAAAGAAAAAGTCGACTTGAGTCTGGCCAGTTATCGCGCGGGCAAGGGCGATCTGAACGCGGTGGTCAACGCGCGCCGTGAGCTGATCGAGGCTCGCTTCAAACAGATCGACGTGGAAGAACAGCGCGCACTGACCGCTGCGCGACTGCATTTCGCCTACGGGGAGAGCAGCCTGTGA